Proteins found in one Triticum aestivum cultivar Chinese Spring chromosome 4D, IWGSC CS RefSeq v2.1, whole genome shotgun sequence genomic segment:
- the LOC123096536 gene encoding cell division control protein 45 homolog has product MVRELRADSFYARLRAAAAAAAAVSSASASPLLILPSAADADSLCALRILAHVLSADSVRFSVYPVASTADAAELLASFSGATASSPLSPPPLCVLLINWGARSDLLRGILPRGSTAFVVDSHRPVNLRNLAAGNDRVIVLFTADDERAADLSYDFDASSLADASDLTAEGDADDDHLRASEEEESDTSDYDSGAEGGRRKRRWASDDAEADGDDPVRLFGRLRREYYRLGTFHGKPSGCLMYDLAHKLRRNTNELLWLACVSLTDQFVHERITNERYQDAGMELEQHINGSGNLDPSGVGSVVTLKDGTRIRAPETSRIAYEDEPRLMLLREWTLFDSMVCSSYVATRLKTWSDNGLKKLKLLLARMGFPLADCQKGFQYMSMEVKRKMRDEFDRFLPEYGLTEFYYRSFLRVHGYKSKVSAADVVYGVTALLECMSAESNDSKECSAAEQFWVAYSALSPSNVDQLQKGMQSAIEIQRAILRQGSSAITKSGFIRSAKKFRWVKLDDPVDTSKLCHPQALTKFCFFLMDALKERGARTKPLVCACLGREPEKVLVVGVWGKPRLGAVQGNSFGNAFRSAAGEIGADYFHDMFESSWIVLDVVAVSSFMIRLTEKL; this is encoded by the coding sequence ATGGTGCGTGAGCTCCGCGCCGACTCCTTCTAcgcccgcctccgcgccgccgccgccgccgcggcagcggtttcctccgcctccgcctcccctcTCCTGATCCTCCCGTCCGCGGCCGACGCCGACTCACTCTGCGCGCTCAGGATCCTCGCCCACGTCCTCTCCGCCGACTCCGTCCGCTTTTCCGTCTACCCCGTCGCCTCCACCGCCGATGCCGCCGAACTCCTCGCCTCCTTCTCGGGCGCCACTGCGTCCTCAcccctgtcgccgccgccgctctgCGTATTACTTATCAACTGGGGCGCGCGCTCCGACCTCCTCCGCGGCATCCTGCCGCGCGGCTCCACCGCCTTCGTCGTGGATTCGCACCGCCCCGTGAACCTCCGCAACCTCGCCGCGGGGAACGACCGCGTCATCGTGCTCTTCACCGCTGATGACGAGCGCGCCGCCGACCTGTCGTATGACTTCGACGCGTCCTCCCTTGCCGACGCCTCCGACCTAACGGCCGAGGGGGACGCGGACGACGACCACCTCCGCGCCTCCGAGGAGGAGGAGTCAGATACCTCGGATTACGATTCCGGCGCCgagggcgggaggaggaagagacgGTGGGCGTCCGATGACGCGGAGGCGGACGGTGACGATCCGGTGAGGCTGTTCGGGAGGCTGCGGCGGGAGTACTACCGGCTCGGCACCTTCCACGGGAAGCCGTCGGGGTGCCTCATGTACGACCTCGCCCACAAGCTGCGCAGGAACACCAACGAGCTCCTCTGGCTTGCCTGCGTCTCCCTCACCGACCAGTTCGTCCACGAGCGCATCACCAACGAGCGCTACCAGGACGCGGGCATGGAGCTCGAGCAGCACATCAACGGATCCGGCAACCTCGATCCGTCCGGCGTCGGCTCCGTGGTCACCCTCAAGGACGGGACCAGGATCCGTGCGCCCGAGACCTCCCGCATCGCCTACGAGGACGAGCCGAGGCTTATGCTGCTGCGGGAGTGGACCTTGTTCGACTCCATGGTCTGCTCCTCTTATGTCGCGACGAGGCTCAAGACGTGGAGCGACAACGGGCTCAAGAAGCTGAAGCTTCTTCTGGCGAGGATGGGGTTCCCGCTCGCCGACTGCCAGAAGGGGTTCCAGTACATGAGCATGGAGGTCAAGAGGAAGATGCGCGATGAGTTTGACCGCTTCCTGCCGGAGTATGGGCTCACCGAGTTCTACTACAGAAGCTTCCTGCGGGTGCACGGGTACAAGTCCAAGGTCTCTGCTGCGGATGTTGTGTATGGCGTCACAGCTTTGCTTGAATGTATGAGTGCCGAGTCCAACGATTCGAAGGAGTGTTCTGCTGCTGAGCAATTCTGGGTTGCATACTCTGCGCTGTCTCCGAGCAATGTGGATCAGCTGCAAAAAGGAATGCAATCTGCAATTGAGATACAGAGGGCTATATTGAGGCAAGGGAGCTCGGCAATCACCAAGAGCGGCTTCATACGGAGTGCAAAGAAGTTCAGGTGGGTGAAGCTCGATGACCCAGTGGACACGAGCAAGCTGTGCCACCCTCAGGCGCTTACCAAGTTCTGCTTCTTCCTGATGGATGCACTGAAGGAACGGGGTGCAAGGACGAAGCCACTGGTGTGTGCTTGCTTAGGGAGGGAGCCTGAGAAGGTGCTGGTAGTTGGGGTATGGGGGAAGCCCAGGCTTGGGGCAGTTCAGGGGAATTCGTTCGGTAATGCATTTAGGTCAGCGGCAGGGGAGATTGGCGCAGACTATTTCCATGACATGTTTGAGTCATCATGGATTGTTCTTGACGTTGTTGCTGTCAGTTCTTTCATGATTCGGTTAACGGAGAAGCTGTAA
- the LOC123099745 gene encoding transcription factor MYB60, protein MGRPPCCDKLGVKKGPWTPEEDIILVSYIQEHGPGNWRSVPVSTGLMRCSKSCRLRWTNYLRPGIKRGNFTSHEEGVIVHLQSLLGNRWAAIASYLPRRTDNDIKNYWNTHLKKKLRKQQAMGAIFAPPAASSPGTAGDSFDHQHHHDMVSRADGYGAGQAYMNTEVSQLIAGRGHSPFADAAAEVCSSSSYASSVDNISKLLGGFMKSSPPPPPHSNYDGDDVKPLLPLDSMSGTGSAELSFTASVQQPALMGGRVAYEYDHETKQQQQAPLSSIEKWLFDEAAELELSDECYSVPMLF, encoded by the exons ATGGGGAGGCCGCCGTGCTGCGACAAGTTGGGCGTGAAGAAGGGTCCGTGGACGCCGGAGGAGGACATCATCCTGGTCTCCTACATCCAGGAGCACGGCCCCGGCAACTGGCGGTCTGTGCCGGTGAGCACCGGCCTCATGCGCTGCAGCAAGAGCTGCCGCCTCCGCTGGACCAACTACCTCCGCCCCGGCATCAAGCGCGGCAACTTCACAAGCCACGAGGAAGGCGTCATCGTCCACCTCCAGTCACTCCTCGGCAACAG ATGGGCGGCGATCGCGTCCTACCTGCCGCGGAGGACGGACAACGACATCAAGAACTACTGGAACACGCACCTCAAGAAGAAGCTCAGGAAGCAGCAAGCCATGGGAGCCATCTTCGCGCCGCCGGCGGCATCCTCCCCCGGCACAGCAGGCGACAGTTTCGACCACCAGCACCACCATGACATGGTCTCCAGGGCCGACGGCTACGGGGCCGGCCAGGCGTACATGAACACGGAGGTCTCGCAGCTGATCGCTGGGCGTGGTCACTCGCCGTTCGCCGACGCTGCCGCCGAGGTCTGCTCCTCGTCGTCCTACGCTTCGAGCGTGGACAACATATCCAAGCTGCTCGGCGGCTTCATGAagagctccccgccgccgccgccgcacagcAACTACGACGGCGACGACGTCAAGCCTCTGCTGCCCTTGGACAGTATGTCCGGCACCGGCAGCGCCGAGCTGAGCTTCACCGCCAGCGTGCAGCAGCCGGCGTTGATGGGGGGACGCGTCGCGTACGAGTACGACCACGAGACGAAACAGCAGCAGCAGGCGCCGCTGTCTTCGATCGAGAAGTGGCTGTTTGATGAGGCCGCGGAGCTGGAGCTGTCCGATGAGTGCTACTCCGTTCCAATGCTGTTCTAG